The Oncorhynchus keta strain PuntledgeMale-10-30-2019 unplaced genomic scaffold, Oket_V2 Un_contig_3602_pilon_pilon, whole genome shotgun sequence sequence tctctctctctctctgtctctgtctctctctctctctgtctctctctctctctctctctctctctgtctctctctctctctgtctctctctctctctctctctctgtctctctctctctctctctctctctgtctctctctctctctctctctctctctctgtctctctctctctctctctctctctctctctgtctctctgtctctctctctctctctctctctctctctctctctctctctctctctcagatcagAACTGTAAACCTGACAGACACCAGCGGATTCAAcgctcctcccccacctcctcttcctcctcttcctctctgtcaacAGAGCTTCTCCGCCTCCCTGGTCCTGCCCCCCTCCCCAGATTGGTACAGTCTGCCATtaagacagacagtcagtcctaGTGTACATATCCACTATATATAGTGTATGGGGCAATAAGGCCCAGCTGTGAGTGTGGAGATGTATTATAATATAAACAGGGTTTTTAAAGCATCAGTTCGTCTGTATTAAAGGTTGTCAGTTTCTTTTCAGGACCAAGCTGTATTCTGAACAGTGTTGTTTTGATCTCGTTGTGACTGTTGTTTTAATTGATTGTTTGTTTTCGATGGGTCATCCTGTCTTCTGATTGGTTGatcaccacacctcctcctcttcatcttccacAATCACGTTATTTTTTATTCCCCTCTTCTTCATATCAACCATTAAACATCTGATAGATTGtggccaaaaaaaaaaaaaaggtgccAGGTAGGCGGACCTTATACCTCACGGCCAATAGAATGGTTCAAAAGGGAGGAACGACGCCTACCTGGCCTGCGGTTGGTggagggtgaagttgcccctataAGCttatcttgggtcagttttgcagGTTCAAATCCAATAaaactttattagtcacatgctttgtaaactacagctgtagactaacagtgaaatgctttcttacgggccatttcccaacaatgcagagagaaatattttgaaataatataaaaataataacacaaggaaaaATACACAATGATTAATGATACCATGGCTTTATACACTGGGTACCGGTACCCAATGGTatgaagtacttaagtaaaaatactttatagTATTACCTAAGTAGTTTTTTTGGTTATCTGCACATTAATTAAATTAATGTacgatttatatttttgacaacttttacttttacttcactacattcctaaagaaaataatgtactttttattccgtacattttccctgacatccaaaagtactcgttacattttgaatgctcagcaggacaggaaaatggtccaattcacacatttAAAGaggaaaatccctggtcatctctactgcatctgatctggcagactcactaaacacaaatgctttgtttgcaaattatgagtgttggagtgttcccctgactatctgtaatgatgtctgagtgttggagtgttcccctggctatctgtaaatgatgtgtgagtgttggagtgttcccctgactatctgtaatgatgtgtgagtgttggagtgttcccctgactatctgtaatgatgtgtgagtgttggagtgttcccctgactatctgtaatgatgtctgagtgttggagtgttcccctggctatctgtaaattatgtgtgagtgttggagtgttcccctggctatctgtaatgatgtctgagtgttggagtgttcccctggctatctgtaatgatgtctgagtgttggagtgttcccctggctatctgtaaatgatgtctgagtgttgagtgttcccctggctatctgtaaattatgtgtgagtgttggagtgttcccctgactatctgtaatgatgtctgagtgttggagtgttcccctggctatctgtaaattatgtgtgagtgttggagtgttcccctggctatctgtaatgatgtctgagtgttggagtgttcccctggctatctgtaatgatgtctgagtgttggagtgttcccctggctatctgtaatgatgtctgagtgttggagtgttcccctggctatctgtaatgatgtctgagtgttggagtgttcccctgactatctgtaatgatgtctgagtgttggagtgtgcccctggctatctgtaatgatgtctgagtgttggagtgtttccctggctatctgtaaatgatgtgtgagtgttggagtgttcccctggctatctgtaatgatgtgtgagtgttggagtgtgtccctggctatctgtaatgatgtctgagtgttggagtgttcccctggctatctgtaatgatgtctgagtgttggagtgttcccctggctatctgtaatgatgtctgagtgttggagtgttccctggctatctgtaaatgatgtctgagtgttggagtgtttccctggctatctgtaaattatgtgtgagtgttggagtgttcccctggttatctgcaatgatgtctgagtgttggagtgttcccctggctatctgtaaatgatgtctgagtgttggagtgttcccctggctatctgtaaatgatgtctgagtgtttttTGCAAACAAGAAAactgtgccgtctggtttgcttaatataaggaatttgaaattatttatacttttacttttacttttgatacttaagtatattttaacaaTTACATATATTTTTGATAATTAAGTACATTTTAAACCAAATATTTTTAGACTttaactcaagtagtattttactaggtgacctttacttttacttgagtcattttctattaaggtatcattacttttactcaagtatgacaactgggtactttttccaccactgccagtaccgagttgatgtgcaggTGTACGatgtagttgaggtagatatgtacatataggtagggataaagtgactaagcaacaggatagataataaacccTAGCACCAGTGTATGTGAAGAGTCCCAAAAATTGTTAGTGGAATAACGTTCAATGCAGATGAATCTGGGTAGCTATTTAACTAACTATgtaactaactatttaactaactatttagtatgtcataaggtgaatgcaccaatttgtaagtcgctctggataagagcgtctgctaaatgacttaaatgtaaatgtaatgtaaatgtagtagtcTTATGCCTTGGAGGTTGAAGCTGTTCAggatcctgttggttccagacttggtgcatcggaaCCGCtcgccatgcggtagcagagagaactgtctatgactggggtggttggagtctttgactatttttacggccttccactgacaccgcctgggatagaggtcctggatggcaggaagcttggccccagtgatgtactgggccgtacgcactaccctctgtagcgtcttacggtcagatgccaagcagttaccataccaagtggtgaagcagccagtcaagatgctctcaatggtgcctTTCTGAGGATCTGAGGGCTCATGCTGAATCTTCTTCCTGAGGGGAAAGAGGTGTTGTCTTCacgactgtactgtgtgtgtgtggaccatgataattccttattgatgtggacaccgaggaactttaaACTCTCgactcgctccactacagccccatcaatgtgCTCGGCTCTCGGTTTCCTGtaatccacgatcagctcctttaccttgttgacgttgagggagaggttgttatcctgacaccacactgccaggtctgtgaccccctccctataggctgtctcatcaggCCAACCACCGTCGAGTCGTCAGTAaacctaatgatggtgttggagtcatgcaacAGTGGGTGAACAGGGGGTACAGGAATCACCCCTGAGGGGTCCCCTTGTTGAGagtcagcgtggtggatgtgttgttacctacccttaccacctgggggcggcctgtcaggaagtccaggatccacttgcagagggaggtgttcagtcccagggtcctgagcttagtgatgagtttgaagggcacaatggtgttgaatgctgagctatcaatgagggatcatagctttcacctggtcagtctatgtcatggaaaagagcagctgttcctaatgttttgtacactcagtgtataatgtccTTATTCAGTCATGATTCTGaaaagcataagatattacagttgttGGGGTCTTGTTGATGGGATAGTCCCGAATGGATCTCCTCCAGGTTGTTGGGGTCTTGTTGATGGGATAGTCCCGAATGGATCTCATCCAGGTTGTTGGGGTCTTGTTGATGGGATCCAGTCCTTGTTGATGGGATAGTGAATGGATCTCATCCAGGTTGTTGGGGTCTTGTTGATGGGATAGTCCCGAATGGATCTCCTCCAGGTTGTTGGGGTCTTGTTGATGGGATAGTCCCGAATGGATCTCCTCCAGGTTGTTGGGGTCTTGTTGATGGGATAGTCCCGAATGGATCTCCTCCAGGTTGTTGGGGTCTTGTTGATGGGATAGTCCCGAATGGATCTCATCCAGGTTGTTGGGGTCTTGTTGATGGGATAGTCCCGAATGGATCTCATCCAGGTTGTTGGGGTCTTGTTGATGGGATAGTCCCGAATGGATCTCATCCAGGTTGTTGGGGTCTTGTTGATGGGATAGTCCCGAATGGATCTCCTCCAGGTTGTTGGGGTCTTGTTGATGGGATAGTCCCGAATGGATCTCCTCCAGGTTGTTGGGGTCTTGTTGATGGGATAGTCCCGAATGGATCTCCATCCAGGTTGTTGGGGTCTTGTTGATGGGATAGTCCTGAATGGATCTCATCCAGGTTGTTGGGGTCTTGTTGATGGGATAGTCCCGAATGGATCTCCTCCAGGTTGTTGGGGTCTTGTTGATGGGATAGTCCCGAATGGATCTCCTCCAGGTTGTTGGGGTCTTGTTGATGGGATAGTCCCGAATGGATCTCATCCAGGTTGTTGGGGTCTTGTTGATGGGATAGTCCCGAATGGATCTCCAGGTTGTTGGGGTCCAGGTTGTTGGGGTCTTGTTGATGGGATAGTCCCGAATGGATCTCATCCAGGTTGTTGGGGTCTTGTTGATGGGATAGTCCCGAATGGATCTCATCCAGGTTGTTGTGGTCTTGTTGATGGGATAGTCCCGAATGGATCTCCTCCAGGTTGTTGGGGTCTTGTTGATGGGATAGTCCCGAATGGATCTCATCCATCTCATCCAGGTTGTTGGGGTCTTGTTGATGGGATAGTCCCGAATGGATCTCCTCCAGGTTGTTGGGGTCTTGTTGATGGGATAGTCCCGAATGGATCTCATCCAGGTTGTTGGGGTGTTGTTGATGGGATAGTCCCGAATGGATCTCATCCAGGTTGTTGGGGTCTTGTTGATGGGATAGTCCCGAATGGATCTCCTCCAGGTTGTTGTGGTCTTGTTGATGGGATAGTCCCGAATGGATCTCGTCCAGGTTGTTCTCCAGTGTACAATAGAACagcggagaggaggaggaggaggagacgaggaagATGAGGTTGTAGAGGTGGTTTATTTAGCTCGTCTGCCTCTCTTCCGCTTTCCAGTCCCCGTGGATTAGTGCCTGGTCCGGAACGAGCAGTACATCCACAGCTGCCGACTCGTTGAAGTAAAAATCTTAATCCAAatcgaggttagtgatcgctgttctgatgtccagaagatgTTTTCGGTTTGTAGGAAATGATCTCGGAAACATTATGTAAAATAAATAAGTTAAGACCACAAAATAATAACAATGGGGGCgcagaattggtcaggagccTGCAAGACAGCAGCTATCCTCTGCAGTCCCGTCATTTTCAGTTATGActgggggaggggaagctgatcctagatctgtcccTAGTGGAAACTTCACCCTTCTGCAGTGTGGTCGGAGCTCAATCAAGTTCATCCAATCCCTCCACACCATCATAAGCCCCAGTCCACTGCAAAGGATGCTGGGAGTTGTAGGCGTCTGTTTGGAGTGTGTGACTGcagctgtgtgtgtcctctcctgttttctctgcTGTATACAGCGATAGCAATAATTCCTCTCACTCtacctttctctttctttcgttctCATTTTTCTGTTATTGTCGATCTCCACCCCCCCATCCTTCTTGTTCACAACCCAGGCTAGGTTTGGTTCCTGtagtggtgtgatgtgtgtgtgtttggtgtagtCGTCTGTATTACAGTATTTGTTCTGTTTAGGGGGTGGTAGGTGGGAAGGGGGATAGGAGGGGGAGGTTGTAGGTGGGAAGGGGGATAGGAGGGGGAGGTTGTAGGTAGGAGGAAGGGTGGGAGGAAGAGTGTTCTCCAGacgctcttctcctcctcctcctcctcctcttcctctcctcctcctcctcttcctcttctcctcctcctccccctctcctcttcttctcctcctcctcttcctctcctcatcctcctctcctcctcatctttttctcctcctcctcatcttcctcttctcctactttcctcttccttctcctcctctcctccatccttctctttctctatatccttatctccatccatctctccatccatctctccatccatctctccatccatatctccatccatctctccatccatctctccatccatctctccatccatctctccatccatctctccatccatctccatccatctctccatccatccctccatccatctctccatccatctctccatccatccctccatccatctctccatccatctctccatccatccctccatccatctctccatccatctctccatccatcgaGCATCTCTGGTTGTCTTCTGTGTGATATTCAGTATGTACTGATATTGTATATGTAAATAAAAATTAATGTAGATGAACAtacatattaatatatatatatatatactgtcctGGCAGACCTACAGCACACCCATCCCCTCTACTCCCTACACCCTAGCCCCGACACCCTACACCCTAGGCCCTACACCCTACTccttacaccctacaccctagccctacaccctactccttacaccctactccctacaccctagcccctacaccctacTCTCTAGCCCCGACACCCTACtccctacaccctagcccctacaccctactccttacaccctacaccctagcccctacactCTACTCTCTAGCCCCGACACCCTACTACCTAGCCCCTACTCCCTAGCCCCtaccccctacaccctagcccctacaccctacTTTATAGCCCCGACACCTTACTCCCTACACTGctccctacaccctactccctagcCCCTACTCCCTTCACTGCTCCCTTCTCTCCCAGGGACCACGTCTTGTTGACAGGACGGTGTATAGATGTATTTTGTTCTGGATGTTGTAGTACCTCTGTCAATAATCTGAGCCGCTAACATCTCTCACTTAAAGGGGAAGTCCAGAGCTGGTCTCTTAAAGGGGAAGTCCAGCCATTGTCACTTAAAGAGGGAGTCCAGGTGGTCACTTATAAAGTCCAGAGCTGGTCAGTTAAAGGGGAAGTCCAGAGCTGGTCACTTAAAGGGGAAGTCCAGAGCTGGTCAGTTAAAGGGGAAGTCCAGAGCTGGTCACTTAAAGGGGAAGTCCAGAGCTGGTCACTTAAAGGGGAAGTCCAGAGCTGGTCACTTAAAGGGGAAGTCCAGAGCTGGTCAGTTAAAGGGGAAGTCCAGAGCTGGTCCGTTAAAGGGGAAGTCCAGAGCTGGTCACTTAAAGGGGAAGTCCTGAGCTGGTCACTTAAAGGGGAAGTCCAGCGCTGGTCACTTAAAGGGGAAGTCCAGAGCTGGTCACTTAAAGGGGAAGTCCAGAGCTGGTCACTTAAAGGGGTAGTCTTGTTCAGAACTGGGATGTGTCctaaacggcaccctattccctatatatatagtgcactatttttgaccaggggccatgggatagtgcactaattttgaccaggggccatggggtagtgcactacttttgaccaggggccatGGGGTAgtacactatttttgaccaggggccatgggatagtgcactatttttgaccaggggccatggggtagtgcactatttttgaccaggggccatggggtagtgcactatttttgaccaggggccatggggtagtgcactatttttgaccaggggccatggggtagtgcactatttttgatcAGGGGCCATGGGGTAgtacactatttttgaccaggggccataaggtagtgcactatttttgaccagtggccataaggtagtgcactatttttgaccaggggccatggggtagtgcactatttttgatcAGGGGCCATGGGGTAgtacactatttttgaccaggggccATGGGGCTCTGATTAAAAgtagatgactatatatatatagaatagggtcccatttggtaGGGAACTCTAGtcagggagaaggaagagggcCTGGATGTCGTCTGAGATGGTTTGAAACATAATGATGATGTCTCAGGCTGACTACATTGCAGACGTTGCATTACATCAACCaaaggggcagcagggtagcctagtggtactggtagtggtagcctagtggtactggtagtggtagcctagtggtactggtagtggtagcctagtggtactggtagtggtagcctagtggtactggtagtggtagcctagtggtactggtagtggtagcctagtggtactggtagtggtagcctagtggtactggtagtggtagcctagtggtactgggtagcctagtggtagtggtagcctagtggtactggtagtggtagcctagtggtactggtagtggtagcctagtggtactggtagtggtagcctagtggtactggtagtggtagtggtagtggtactggtagtggtagcctagtggtactggtagtggtagtggtagtggtagcctagtggtactggtagtggtagcctagtggtactggtagtggtagcctagtggtactggtagtggtagcctagtggtactggtagtggtagcctagtggtactggtagtggtagcctagtggtactggtagtggtagcctagtggtactggtagtggtagcctagtggtactggtagtggtagcctagtggttagagcgtagtgGACTGGTAGTAGTAACCACtgcgtagcctagtggtggtaGAGTGGTAGTGGACTAGTAACTGGTagtggaaggttgcaagttcaagcccTGGAGCTGACAGTGGTACAAGCCTAGTGgtaccctgaacaggcagttaacctagtGGTACTGGTGTTCATAGTGGCTggtagtggtagcctagtggaaaataagaatttgttcttaactgacttgcctggttaaataaaggtaaaaaaaataattaaaaagaaTGGTACTGGTAGTGGTAGCCTCAGTGGACTGGTAGTCGGGCAGTGGATTGTTAtatcatatgatgtggttagctgacaTGTTAAACCACCTACTGTAGGACTAACAGGGCCCGGTCCCAAATGGACCCCTGAACCCTACGCCCTAAACCCTACTCCTTgtgtggagatctgagaggatttgacagGTTAGGTGGAAGTCCTCAGATTGTTAAACCAATCAAATCCTCTTAAACCAATCAAATCCTCTTACttagcctggttaaataaaggtaaaaaaaaaataattaaaaagaaTGGTTGTGTGCCAATGGACTGCGGGCATCAGATTGTTATACAATCAAAGCCTCAGGGGCCCGGTCCCAAACCAATCAAATCCTCTTAAATCAATCAAGTCCTTTAAACCAATCAAATCCTCTTAAACCAATCAAATCCTCTTAAACCAATCAAATCCTcttaaacctatcaaatcctcttaaacctatcaaatcctcttaAACCAATCAAATCCTcttaaacctatcaaatcctcttaAACCAATCAAATCCTCTTATACCAATCAAATCCTCTCATATCTCCATAAATGCATAGGGCATAGGGTCTACCAGGGCCCAATCCATTTAGCATTGGGCCCTGGTATTTATGGGTCTACAGAGTCAGAAGACTCCCTTCACCTGGTGGGAGATGTTGGCTGCCAGAGATGACCTCATAGATATTAGTTCCCTGGGTTTGTAAACATAATAAATAATGACTTCAGAACCCCAGACTGTTGATAATGAGTTCAGAACCCCAGAGTATTGATGAGTTCAGAACCCCAGAGTATTGATGAGTTCAGAACCCCAGAGTATTGATGAGTTCAGAACCCCAGAGTATTGATGAGTTCAGAACCCCAGACTGTTGATAATGAGTTCAGAACCCCAGAGTATTGATGAGTTCAGAACCCCAGAGTATTGATGAGTTCAGAACCCCAGAGTATTGATAATGAGTTCAGAACCCCAGAGTATTGATAATGAGTTCAGAACCCCAGAGTATTGATGTTTTTgtagtctctctcactctcccgctctctctctccctctctctctctatccctctctttctctcttcccttctctccccctctctctccctctctctctctctctctctctctctctctcctctccctctctctctctctctctccctctcccctctctctcccctctccctctctctccctcccccctctctctctcttcccctctctcccctccctccctctcccctctctctctctctcttcccctctctctctccccctctctctctctcttcccctcccctctctccctctctctctctctctcttcccctcccccctctccctctctctctctctcttcccctctccctctctccttctctccccctctctctccctctctccctctctccctctctctctccctctctcccctctcactccctcgTTCTTTTTCTTTTACTGTGAATTTGTGCCTTTTTGTTATCTTTTCTTCTCTTCCAATTACACTACATTGGAAATGTGAAAAAGTCAATAAAATACTAAAAAAGAGGGCAGGTTGTTTTGTTCATTGAAACTagtctgtctggttgatgttcTGATCGGTTCTCTTCAGCAGCAGCAATAACTGATCGTCATGGTTACCAACTCCCGCCTGAGACCTGGTGCGATGCCAAAGAAGATCCCCCCTGAACCAAGTTCCTCCTTTTCGAGGTTCCCCCTCCTCTAGTTCCCCCCACTGGAATGTCACATGACTTGGCAGCACACTCTAAACCCTAACAGCTACTCTcctcctgtccgtctctctctctccctgtttctctccatatctctccctctttgtttctctccctccttctctctctccttctctccatatctctccccctctttc is a genomic window containing:
- the LOC127924051 gene encoding uncharacterized protein LOC127924051 isoform X17: MILKSIRYYSCWGLVDGIVPNGSPPGCWGLVDGIVPNGSHPGCWGLVDGIVPNGSPPGCWGLVDGIVPNGSPPGCWGLVDGIVPNGSPPGCWGLVDGIVPNGSHPGCWGLVDGIVPNGSHPGCWGLVDGIVPNGSHPGCWGLVDGIVPNGSPPGCWGLVDGIVPNGSPPGCWGLVDGIVLNGSHPGCWGLVDGIVPNGSPPGCWGLVDGIVPNGSHPGCWGLVDGIVPNGSHPGCWGLVDGIVPNGSPPGCWGLVDGIVPNGSHPGCWGVVDGIVPNGSHPGCWGLVDGIVPNGSPPGCCGLVDGIVPNGSRPGCSPVYNRTAERRRRRRRGR
- the LOC127924051 gene encoding uncharacterized protein LOC127924051 isoform X30 — translated: MILKSIRYYSCWGLVDGIVPNGSPPGCWGLVDGIVPNGSHPGCWGLVDGIVPNGSPPGCWGLVDGIVPNGSPPGCWGLVDGIVPNGSPPGCWGLVDGIVPNGSHPGCWGLVDGIVPNGSHPGCWGLVDGIVPNGSHPGCWGLVDGIVPNGSPPGCWGLVDGIVPNGSPPGCWGLVDGIVLNGSHPGCWGLVDGIVPNGSPPGCWGLVDGIVPNGSHPGCWGLVDGIVPNGSHPGCWGLVDGIVPNGSHPGCWGVVDGIVPNGSHPGCWGLVDGIVPNGSPPGCCGLVDGIVPNGSRPGCSPVYNRTAERRRRRRRGR
- the LOC127924051 gene encoding uncharacterized protein LOC127924051 isoform X31, whose translation is MILKSIRYYSCWGLVDGIVPNGSPPGCWGLVDGIVPNGSHPGCWGLVDGIVPNGSPPGCWGLVDGIVPNGSPPGCWGLVDGIVPNGSPPGCWGLVDGIVPNGSHPGCWGLVDGIVPNGSHPGCWGLVDGIVPNGSHPGCWGLVDGIVPNGSPPGCWGLVDGIVPNGSPPGCWGLVDGIVLNGSHPGCWGLVDGIVPNGSHPGCWGLVDGIVPNGSHPGCWGLVDGIVPNGSPPGCWGLVDGIVPNGSHPGCWGVVDGIVPNGSHPGCWGLVDGIVPNGSPPGCCGLVDGIVPNGSRPGCSPVYNRTAERRRRRRRGR
- the LOC127924051 gene encoding uncharacterized protein LOC127924051 isoform X22 — its product is MILKSIRYYSCWGLVDGIVPNGSPPGCWGLVDGIVPNGSHPGCWGLVDGIVPNGSPPGCWGLVDGIVPNGSPPGCWGLVDGIVPNGSPPGCWGLVDGIVPNGSHPGCWGLVDGIVPNGSHPGCWGLVDGIVPNGSHPGCWGLVDGIVPNGSPPGCWGLVDGIVPNGSPPGCWGLVDGIVLNGSHPGCWGLVDGIVPNGSHPGCWGLVDGIVPNGSHPGCCGLVDGIVPNGSPPGCWGLVDGIVPNGSPPGCWGLVDGIVPNGSHPGCWGVVDGIVPNGSHPGCWGLVDGIVPNGSPPGCCGLVDGIVPNGSRPGCSPVYNRTAERRRRRRRGR
- the LOC127924051 gene encoding uncharacterized protein LOC127924051 isoform X1, with the translated sequence MILKSIRYYSCWGLVDGIVPNGSPPGCWGLVDGIVPNGSHPGCWGLVDGIVPNGSPPGCWGLVDGIVPNGSPPGCWGLVDGIVPNGSPPGCWGLVDGIVPNGSHPGCWGLVDGIVPNGSHPGCWGLVDGIVPNGSHPGCWGLVDGIVPNGSPPGCWGLVDGIVPNGSPPGCWGLVDGIVLNGSHPGCWGLVDGIVPNGSPPGCWGLVDGIVPNGSPPGCWGLVDGIVPNGSHPGCWGLVDGIVPNGSHPGCWGLVDGIVPNGSHPGCCGLVDGIVPNGSPPGCWGLVDGIVPNGSPPGCWGLVDGIVPNGSHPGCWGVVDGIVPNGSHPGCWGLVDGIVPNGSPPGCCGLVDGIVPNGSRPGCSPVYNRTAERRRRRRRGR
- the LOC127924051 gene encoding uncharacterized protein LOC127924051 isoform X39 codes for the protein MILKSIRYYSCWGLVDGIVPNGSPPGCWGLVDGIVPNGSHPGCWGLVDGIVPNGSPPGCWGLVDGIVPNGSPPGCWGLVDGIVPNGSPPGCWGLVDGIVPNGSPPGCWGLVDGIVPNGSPPGCWGLVDGIVPNGSPPGCWGLVDGIVPNGSPPGCWGLVDGIVPNGSHPGCWGLVDGIVPNGSHPGCWGLVDGIVPNGSHPGCCGLVDGIVPNGSPPGCWGLVDGIVPNGSPPGCWGLVDGIVPNGSHPGCWGVVDGIVPNGSHPGCWGLVDGIVPNGSPPGCCGLVDGIVPNGSRPGCSPVYNRTAERRRRRRRGR
- the LOC127924051 gene encoding uncharacterized protein LOC127924051 isoform X44 — its product is MILKSIRYYSCWGLVDGIVPNGSPPGCWGLVDGIVPNGSHPGCWGLVDGIVPNGSPPGCWGLVDGIVPNGSPPGCWGLVDGIVPNGSPPGCWGLVDGIVLNGSHPGCWGLVDGIVPNGSPPGCWGLVDGIVPNGSPPGCWGLVDGIVPNGSHPGCWGLVDGIVPNGSHPGCWGLVDGIVPNGSHPGCCGLVDGIVPNGSPPGCWGLVDGIVPNGSPPGCWGLVDGIVPNGSHPGCWGVVDGIVPNGSHPGCWGLVDGIVPNGSPPGCCGLVDGIVPNGSRPGCSPVYNRTAERRRRRRRGR
- the LOC127924051 gene encoding uncharacterized protein LOC127924051 isoform X20, with translation MILKSIRYYSCWGLVDGIVPNGSPPGCWGLVDGIVPNGSHPGCWGLVDGIVPNGSPPGCWGLVDGIVPNGSPPGCWGLVDGIVPNGSPPGCWGLVDGIVPNGSPPGCWGLVDGIVPNGSPPGCWGLVDGIVLNGSHPGCWGLVDGIVPNGSPPGCWGLVDGIVPNGSPPGCWGLVDGIVPNGSHPGCWGLVDGIVPNGSHPGCWGLVDGIVPNGSHPGCCGLVDGIVPNGSPPGCWGLVDGIVPNGSPPGCWGLVDGIVPNGSHPGCWGVVDGIVPNGSHPGCWGLVDGIVPNGSPPGCCGLVDGIVPNGSRPGCSPVYNRTAERRRRRRRGR
- the LOC127924051 gene encoding uncharacterized protein LOC127924051 isoform X25; this encodes MILKSIRYYSCWGLVDGIVPNGSPPGCWGLVDGIVPNGSHPGCWGLVDGIVPNGSPPGCWGLVDGIVPNGSPPGCWGLVDGIVPNGSPPGCWGLVDGIVPNGSHPGCWGLVDGIVPNGSHPGCWGLVDGIVPNGSHPGCWGLVDGIVPNGSPPGCWGLVDGIVLNGSHPGCWGLVDGIVPNGSPPGCWGLVDGIVPNGSHPGCWGLVDGIVPNGSHPGCCGLVDGIVPNGSPPGCWGLVDGIVPNGSPPGCWGLVDGIVPNGSHPGCWGVVDGIVPNGSHPGCWGLVDGIVPNGSPPGCCGLVDGIVPNGSRPGCSPVYNRTAERRRRRRRGR
- the LOC127924051 gene encoding uncharacterized protein LOC127924051 isoform X13; the encoded protein is MILKSIRYYSCWGLVDGIVPNGSPPGCWGLVDGIVPNGSHPGCWGLVDGIVPNGSPPGCWGLVDGIVPNGSPPGCWGLVDGIVPNGSPPGCWGLVDGIVPNGSHPGCWGLVDGIVPNGSHPGCWGLVDGIVPNGSHPGCWGLVDGIVPNGSPPGCWGLVDGIVPNGSPPGCWGLVDGIVLNGSHPGCWGLVDGIVPNGSPPGCWGLVDGIVPNGSHPGCWGLVDGIVPNGSHPGCCGLVDGIVPNGSPPGCWGLVDGIVPNGSPPGCWGLVDGIVPNGSHPGCWGVVDGIVPNGSHPGCWGLVDGIVPNGSPPGCCGLVDGIVPNGSRPGCSPVYNRTAERRRRRRRGR
- the LOC127924051 gene encoding uncharacterized protein LOC127924051 isoform X34 — encoded protein: MILKSIRYYSCWGLVDGIVPNGSPPGCWGLVDGIVPNGSHPGCWGLVDGIVPNGSPPGCWGLVDGIVPNGSPPGCWGLVDGIVPNGSPPGCWGLVDGIVPNGSPPGCWGLVDGIVLNGSHPGCWGLVDGIVPNGSPPGCWGLVDGIVPNGSPPGCWGLVDGIVPNGSHPGCWGLVDGIVPNGSHPGCWGLVDGIVPNGSHPGCCGLVDGIVPNGSPPGCWGLVDGIVPNGSPPGCWGLVDGIVPNGSHPGCWGVVDGIVPNGSHPGCWGLVDGIVPNGSPPGCCGLVDGIVPNGSRPGCSPVYNRTAERRRRRRRGR